Proteins from a genomic interval of Gossypium hirsutum isolate 1008001.06 chromosome A09, Gossypium_hirsutum_v2.1, whole genome shotgun sequence:
- the LOC107889171 gene encoding F-box/LRR-repeat protein At1g67190 isoform X3 has product MDDAGEFTASTVIAWLMYTRETLRRLFYNVPTSPNVNILAICGRQKLEILAVAHNSVTGVEPNFQRFPCLKSLSLSHVSISALDLSLLLTACPKLESLELVDPEIAISDAQVTVELSSPTLKNIYVEAISLDKFILETDSIERLHLRDCALEVFELIGKGTLKYFKIDDVSVIHLDIAETVDNLEVIDVSSFTIIWTKFYQMISRSSKLRKLRLWDVTFDDYDEGIDLETIAVCFPQLNHLSLCYELRDGLMHYGLQGSSNLENVTVLELGWTVINDFFSHWVEELLKRCPNLKKIIIFGVISEAKSHEECQILAKFTSSIVRLMRKYMHVEVQFEYE; this is encoded by the coding sequence ATGGATGATGCTGGTGAGTTCACGGCTTCAACTGTTATTGCTTGGCTCATGTATACCAGAGAAACCTTGCGCCGGTTGTTTTATAATGTCCCGACTAGCCCAAATGTTAACATTCTTGCAATATGTGGGAGGCAGAAGCTGGAAATATTGGCAGTAGCCCACAATTCTGTAACAGGTGTTGAACCTAATTTTCAGAGATTCCCTTGTTTGAAGTCCCTCTCTCTGAGTCATGTTTCTATTTCAGCTTTGGATTTGAGCCTATTGCTCACTGCATGTCCAAAGCTTGAGAGCTTGGAACTTGTTGACCCAGAGATAGCAATATCAGATGCACAGGTGACGGTTGAACTGAGTAGCCCGACACTAAAGAATATTTATGTTGAAGCTATTAGTTTGGATAAATTTATCCTGGAGACTGATAGTATTGAGCGTTTGCACTTGAGGGATTGTGCCCTTGAGGTTTTTGAATTGATTGGGAAAGGCACTTTGAAATATTTTAAGATTGATGATGTTAGTGTGATACATCTTGACATTGCTGAGACTGTTGATAATCTTGAGGTTATTGATGTAAGTAGCTTCACAATAATCTGGACAAAGTTCTACCAGATGATTTCAAGATCCTCAAAATTGAGGAAGCTCCGGCTTTGGGATGTCACttttgatgattatgatgagGGTATCGACTTGGAAACAATTGCTGTTTGTTTTCCACAATTGAACCATCTTTCATTATGCTACGAATTGAGAGATGGTCTCATGCATTATGGTCTCCAAGGATCTTCTAATTTGGAGAATGTGACAGTGCTGGAGCTTGGATGGACTGTAATCAATGACTTCTTCTCGCATTGGGTTGAGGAGCTGCTAAAACGATGCCCAAATcttaagaaaattattatttttggggTTATTTCAGAAGCCAAGTCACACGAGGAATGCCAGATATTGGCCAAATTCACCTCATCTATTGTTCGGCTTATGAGGAAATACATGCACGTAGAGGTGCAATTtgaatatgagtaa
- the LOC107889171 gene encoding F-box/LRR-repeat protein At1g67190 isoform X2 gives MCCLLISSARDVVIASATCRKWREAYRKHLHTLAFNSNDWPAYCDISPILLEILITRTIFQTTGLQGLSILMDDAGEFTASTVIAWLMYTRETLRRLFYNVPTSPNVNILAICGRQKLEILAVAHNSVTGVEPNFQRFPCLKSLSLSHVSISALDLSLLLTACPKLESLELVDPEIAISDAQVTVELSSPTLKNIYVEAISLDKFILETDSIERLHLRDCALEVFELIGKGTLKYFKIDDVSVIHLDIAETVDNLEVIDVSSFTIIWTKFYQMISRSSKLRKLRLWDVTFDDYDEGIDLETIAVCFPQLNHLSLCYELRDGLMHYGLQGSSNLENVTVLELGWTVINDFFSHWVEELLKRCPNLKKIIIFGVISEAKSHEECQILAKFTSSIVRLMRKYMHVEVQFEYE, from the exons ATGTGTTGTTTGCTTATATCTA GTGCCCGGGATGTGGTGATAGCCTCTGCAACATGTCGAAAATGGCGTGAAGCTTATCGGAAACACCTTCACACCTTAGCATTTAATTCTAATGATTGGCCTGCTTATTGTGATATTTCACCTATACTATTAGAGATCTTAATTACTCGAACAATCTTCCAAACAACAGGACTGCAAGGCTTGTCTATTTTGATGGATGATGCTGGTGAGTTCACGGCTTCAACTGTTATTGCTTGGCTCATGTATACCAGAGAAACCTTGCGCCGGTTGTTTTATAATGTCCCGACTAGCCCAAATGTTAACATTCTTGCAATATGTGGGAGGCAGAAGCTGGAAATATTGGCAGTAGCCCACAATTCTGTAACAGGTGTTGAACCTAATTTTCAGAGATTCCCTTGTTTGAAGTCCCTCTCTCTGAGTCATGTTTCTATTTCAGCTTTGGATTTGAGCCTATTGCTCACTGCATGTCCAAAGCTTGAGAGCTTGGAACTTGTTGACCCAGAGATAGCAATATCAGATGCACAGGTGACGGTTGAACTGAGTAGCCCGACACTAAAGAATATTTATGTTGAAGCTATTAGTTTGGATAAATTTATCCTGGAGACTGATAGTATTGAGCGTTTGCACTTGAGGGATTGTGCCCTTGAGGTTTTTGAATTGATTGGGAAAGGCACTTTGAAATATTTTAAGATTGATGATGTTAGTGTGATACATCTTGACATTGCTGAGACTGTTGATAATCTTGAGGTTATTGATGTAAGTAGCTTCACAATAATCTGGACAAAGTTCTACCAGATGATTTCAAGATCCTCAAAATTGAGGAAGCTCCGGCTTTGGGATGTCACttttgatgattatgatgagGGTATCGACTTGGAAACAATTGCTGTTTGTTTTCCACAATTGAACCATCTTTCATTATGCTACGAATTGAGAGATGGTCTCATGCATTATGGTCTCCAAGGATCTTCTAATTTGGAGAATGTGACAGTGCTGGAGCTTGGATGGACTGTAATCAATGACTTCTTCTCGCATTGGGTTGAGGAGCTGCTAAAACGATGCCCAAATcttaagaaaattattatttttggggTTATTTCAGAAGCCAAGTCACACGAGGAATGCCAGATATTGGCCAAATTCACCTCATCTATTGTTCGGCTTATGAGGAAATACATGCACGTAGAGGTGCAATTtgaatatgagtaa
- the LOC107889171 gene encoding F-box/LRR-repeat protein At1g67190 isoform X1 — MEHLPVEVIGNILSRLEGARDVVIASATCRKWREAYRKHLHTLAFNSNDWPAYCDISPILLEILITRTIFQTTGLQGLSILMDDAGEFTASTVIAWLMYTRETLRRLFYNVPTSPNVNILAICGRQKLEILAVAHNSVTGVEPNFQRFPCLKSLSLSHVSISALDLSLLLTACPKLESLELVDPEIAISDAQVTVELSSPTLKNIYVEAISLDKFILETDSIERLHLRDCALEVFELIGKGTLKYFKIDDVSVIHLDIAETVDNLEVIDVSSFTIIWTKFYQMISRSSKLRKLRLWDVTFDDYDEGIDLETIAVCFPQLNHLSLCYELRDGLMHYGLQGSSNLENVTVLELGWTVINDFFSHWVEELLKRCPNLKKIIIFGVISEAKSHEECQILAKFTSSIVRLMRKYMHVEVQFEYE; from the coding sequence ATGGAGCATCTACCTGTTGAAGTAATTGGAAATATTTTATCTCGCCTTGAAGGTGCCCGGGATGTGGTGATAGCCTCTGCAACATGTCGAAAATGGCGTGAAGCTTATCGGAAACACCTTCACACCTTAGCATTTAATTCTAATGATTGGCCTGCTTATTGTGATATTTCACCTATACTATTAGAGATCTTAATTACTCGAACAATCTTCCAAACAACAGGACTGCAAGGCTTGTCTATTTTGATGGATGATGCTGGTGAGTTCACGGCTTCAACTGTTATTGCTTGGCTCATGTATACCAGAGAAACCTTGCGCCGGTTGTTTTATAATGTCCCGACTAGCCCAAATGTTAACATTCTTGCAATATGTGGGAGGCAGAAGCTGGAAATATTGGCAGTAGCCCACAATTCTGTAACAGGTGTTGAACCTAATTTTCAGAGATTCCCTTGTTTGAAGTCCCTCTCTCTGAGTCATGTTTCTATTTCAGCTTTGGATTTGAGCCTATTGCTCACTGCATGTCCAAAGCTTGAGAGCTTGGAACTTGTTGACCCAGAGATAGCAATATCAGATGCACAGGTGACGGTTGAACTGAGTAGCCCGACACTAAAGAATATTTATGTTGAAGCTATTAGTTTGGATAAATTTATCCTGGAGACTGATAGTATTGAGCGTTTGCACTTGAGGGATTGTGCCCTTGAGGTTTTTGAATTGATTGGGAAAGGCACTTTGAAATATTTTAAGATTGATGATGTTAGTGTGATACATCTTGACATTGCTGAGACTGTTGATAATCTTGAGGTTATTGATGTAAGTAGCTTCACAATAATCTGGACAAAGTTCTACCAGATGATTTCAAGATCCTCAAAATTGAGGAAGCTCCGGCTTTGGGATGTCACttttgatgattatgatgagGGTATCGACTTGGAAACAATTGCTGTTTGTTTTCCACAATTGAACCATCTTTCATTATGCTACGAATTGAGAGATGGTCTCATGCATTATGGTCTCCAAGGATCTTCTAATTTGGAGAATGTGACAGTGCTGGAGCTTGGATGGACTGTAATCAATGACTTCTTCTCGCATTGGGTTGAGGAGCTGCTAAAACGATGCCCAAATcttaagaaaattattatttttggggTTATTTCAGAAGCCAAGTCACACGAGGAATGCCAGATATTGGCCAAATTCACCTCATCTATTGTTCGGCTTATGAGGAAATACATGCACGTAGAGGTGCAATTtgaatatgagtaa